In a single window of the Litorilituus sediminis genome:
- a CDS encoding aminotransferase class I/II-fold pyridoxal phosphate-dependent enzyme: MAFEFISAQLARQHELLRYRKRNTVQLDSQANNRIVIEGKSYLNFSSNDYLGLNGHQAINKAMQEGVDRFGASASASSLITGHHYAHQALENDICQWLNKPRCLLFSSGFAANLALLQTLGQSFQGKSAAEVEFYLDKLSHASMIEGAYHSEAKVKRFAHNNITQLTAQLAKSSNENKLIASEGVFSMDGDQAKVGELAKLATNNNAWLYLDDAHSIGVIGENGQGSNSLADIDITMATFGKALASSGAFIACNESLHDYLINFARHYIYSTAISPAVAMATRQSIAIAQQEQWRRDKIIELSNLFTDLLDKHIVLVPSQSSIHAIIVKKEEKALSVSQQLKEQGIWLSAIRPPTVAANSSRLRVTICANHNHQDIKRLAESLNKALN; the protein is encoded by the coding sequence ATGGCATTTGAATTTATCTCTGCACAACTGGCTAGACAGCATGAATTGCTGCGTTACCGTAAAAGAAACACGGTACAGCTTGATAGTCAGGCGAATAATCGTATTGTAATTGAGGGGAAAAGTTACCTTAACTTTTCCTCCAATGACTATCTTGGTTTAAATGGTCATCAAGCGATAAATAAAGCGATGCAAGAGGGCGTAGATCGCTTTGGCGCAAGCGCGAGTGCCTCAAGTTTAATTACTGGTCATCATTATGCCCACCAAGCGTTAGAAAATGATATTTGTCAGTGGTTGAATAAACCGCGCTGTTTATTATTTTCTAGTGGTTTTGCTGCTAATTTAGCTTTGCTGCAAACCTTAGGTCAGAGCTTTCAAGGAAAATCTGCCGCTGAAGTAGAATTTTACTTAGATAAATTAAGCCATGCCTCTATGATTGAAGGTGCTTATCATAGCGAAGCTAAGGTAAAGCGTTTTGCTCATAACAATATTACGCAATTAACAGCTCAACTGGCTAAATCATCCAATGAAAATAAACTGATTGCTTCTGAAGGTGTTTTTAGCATGGATGGCGATCAAGCCAAAGTAGGTGAGTTGGCAAAACTGGCAACAAATAACAATGCTTGGCTTTATTTAGATGATGCCCACAGTATCGGCGTGATTGGCGAGAATGGTCAGGGCAGTAATAGCTTGGCTGATATTGATATCACCATGGCAACATTTGGAAAAGCATTGGCAAGCAGCGGTGCTTTTATTGCGTGTAATGAAAGCTTGCATGACTACCTTATTAATTTTGCCAGACATTATATTTACTCAACGGCGATTTCGCCTGCGGTTGCTATGGCAACTCGACAAAGTATTGCCATAGCTCAACAAGAACAATGGCGCAGAGATAAGATTATTGAGTTAAGCAATTTATTTACCGATTTATTAGATAAACACATAGTGTTAGTGCCTAGCCAGTCATCAATTCATGCTATTATTGTTAAAAAAGAAGAAAAAGCGCTAAGTGTTAGTCAACAATTAAAAGAACAGGGTATTTGGCTCTCTGCAATACGTCCTCCGACAGTTGCCGCCAATAGTTCTAGGTTACGCGTAACCATTTGCGCAAACCATAACCATCAAGATATCAAACGCTTAGCTGAAAGTTTAAATAAGGCTTTAAATTAA
- the bioB gene encoding biotin synthase BioB: MSNTVLTSVSASTIRHDWTLDEVQALFSMPFNDLMFQAQTVHRQHFNANQVQVSTLLSIKTGACPEDCKYCSQSARNKTDLEKERLLETEKVLQAAKRAKDMGSTRFCMGAAWRNPKERDMPYVIDMVKGVKALGLETCMTLGMLSKEQADQLQDAGLDYYNHNLDTSPEHYNQIITTRTYQDRLDTLDNVRSSGMKVCSGGIVGLGEKAVDRASLLVQLANLPKHPDSVPINMLVKVEGTPLSDVEDLESFEFIRCIAIARIMMPKSHVRLSAGRSTMNEQMQSLCFLAGANSIFYGCKLLTTENPETNQDIELFKKLGINTETVDDDGHELEHKIKTAVVDQQHSDLFYNAAN; encoded by the coding sequence ATGTCAAACACCGTTTTAACCTCAGTTAGTGCTTCAACCATTCGTCACGATTGGACCCTTGATGAAGTACAAGCATTATTTTCAATGCCATTTAACGACCTCATGTTTCAGGCGCAAACCGTTCACCGTCAGCATTTTAATGCCAACCAAGTTCAAGTGAGTACACTGCTTTCCATTAAAACTGGCGCTTGCCCTGAAGATTGTAAGTATTGCTCGCAAAGTGCTCGTAATAAAACAGATCTTGAGAAAGAACGCTTATTAGAAACTGAAAAAGTTTTACAGGCAGCAAAACGAGCAAAAGATATGGGCTCAACTCGTTTTTGCATGGGCGCTGCATGGCGTAACCCGAAAGAGCGTGATATGCCTTACGTAATTGACATGGTAAAAGGTGTAAAAGCGTTAGGTTTAGAAACCTGTATGACTTTAGGCATGCTATCTAAAGAGCAAGCGGATCAATTACAAGATGCTGGTCTTGATTATTACAATCATAATTTAGACACCTCACCAGAGCATTATAATCAAATTATAACTACGCGTACTTACCAAGACAGGCTTGATACACTGGATAATGTTAGGTCTTCAGGCATGAAAGTATGTAGTGGCGGTATTGTTGGTTTAGGTGAAAAAGCCGTAGACCGTGCTTCATTGCTAGTACAACTGGCAAACTTACCTAAACACCCAGACAGTGTGCCAATTAATATGTTAGTTAAAGTAGAAGGTACGCCACTTAGTGATGTAGAAGACTTAGAAAGTTTTGAGTTTATTCGTTGTATCGCCATTGCTCGTATTATGATGCCTAAAAGCCATGTTCGTTTATCAGCAGGTCGCTCAACAATGAATGAACAAATGCAATCACTGTGCTTTTTAGCTGGTGCGAATTCAATATTCTACGGCTGTAAGTTACTTACTACAGAAAACCCAGAAACTAATCAAGATATTGAGTTGTTTAAAAAGCTGGGGATTAATACTGAAACTGTAGACGATGATGGTCATGAGTTAGAGCATAAAATTAAAACAGCCGTGGTTGATCAACAGCACAGCGACTTATTCTATAACGCAGCTAATTAG
- the bioD gene encoding dethiobiotin synthase, with translation MKNIFITATDTDAGKTFITCALSKAITDHNKRVAVFKPISAGCDLVDGKLINEDAKCLSEFANMGQSIEQINPIAYKEPIAPHIAASILKQKIDLLDLTEHFEKVLANQADVTFVEGAGGWRLPLGESQGKQTFLSDFAIQQQFDVILIVNMKLGCLNHALLTYQAIVADGLNCIGWIANSAQSDAMDYLAENIAQLKQLIPAPHLATLSYYESGTFNDKVANAAQQVNLNAILTV, from the coding sequence ATGAAAAATATTTTTATTACCGCCACAGATACTGATGCCGGTAAAACCTTTATTACTTGTGCGCTAAGCAAAGCGATAACCGATCACAATAAACGTGTTGCCGTGTTTAAGCCTATTTCTGCTGGATGTGATTTAGTTGATGGTAAGTTAATTAATGAAGATGCTAAGTGCTTGAGTGAATTTGCTAATATGGGTCAGTCAATAGAGCAAATAAATCCTATTGCTTATAAAGAGCCTATTGCACCACATATCGCTGCTTCAATATTAAAGCAAAAAATTGATTTGCTAGATTTAACTGAGCATTTTGAGAAAGTATTGGCGAATCAAGCTGATGTTACTTTTGTAGAAGGAGCGGGGGGCTGGCGATTACCGCTTGGAGAAAGCCAGGGTAAACAAACTTTTCTATCAGATTTCGCCATACAGCAACAATTTGATGTGATATTAATTGTTAATATGAAGCTTGGTTGTTTAAATCATGCCTTATTAACGTATCAAGCTATAGTTGCTGATGGTTTAAATTGTATAGGCTGGATTGCAAATAGTGCTCAAAGCGATGCGATGGATTATTTAGCAGAAAACATTGCACAACTAAAACAACTTATTCCTGCGCCGCACCTGGCAACTTTATCTTATTACGAAAGCGGAACATTTAACGACAAGGTTGCTAACGCTGCTCAGCAAGTAAACCTTAACGCTATACTAACTGTTTAA
- the bioA gene encoding adenosylmethionine--8-amino-7-oxononanoate transaminase, with product MNKKDTKKTTTLLEFDKESIWHPYTSMSSPLPSYLVSHAQGVNIHLATGETLIDGMSSWWSVLHGYNNPVLNQALKQQADKFSHVMFGGLTHQPAINLSQKLIKLTPKGLDKVFLSDSGSVAVEVAIKMALQYQHSMAEKHHKPLTKTKLLTVRNGYHGDTFAAMSVCDPVTGMHQIFEQVLLKNHFAPAPTTKFNDTWQEDDTDELKALFAAHHQEIAAFILEPIVQGTGGMRFYHPNYLKVCRELCNQYDVLLIVDEIATGFGRTGKLFACEWADISPDIMCLGKTLTGGYISLAATLCSETIANVISEGEAGCFMHGPTFMGNPLACAIANASIDLLLENNWQQQVSQIEQSLTTLMLPLKQHPRVVDSRVLGTIGAVECTDAVNVAAIQKRFVELGVWIRPFGKLIYIIPPLIIKESELTILVTAIKTVLDEDDCFN from the coding sequence ATGAACAAAAAAGATACAAAAAAGACCACTACGCTCTTAGAATTTGATAAAGAAAGTATATGGCACCCTTATACTTCGATGTCATCGCCATTACCTTCCTATTTAGTGAGTCATGCACAAGGCGTTAATATTCACTTGGCAACGGGTGAAACCCTTATTGATGGTATGTCGTCGTGGTGGTCGGTATTACATGGCTATAATAATCCCGTATTAAATCAAGCGCTAAAGCAACAAGCTGATAAGTTTTCTCATGTTATGTTTGGCGGTTTAACGCATCAACCAGCCATTAACTTATCTCAAAAGCTCATTAAATTAACGCCAAAAGGGTTAGACAAGGTATTTTTATCTGATAGTGGCTCAGTAGCGGTTGAAGTTGCAATCAAGATGGCTTTGCAATATCAGCACAGTATGGCTGAAAAACACCACAAGCCGTTAACAAAAACAAAACTATTAACCGTACGTAATGGCTATCATGGCGATACCTTTGCGGCTATGTCGGTGTGCGATCCTGTCACCGGCATGCATCAAATATTCGAGCAAGTATTACTTAAAAATCACTTCGCACCTGCGCCAACAACTAAATTCAATGATACGTGGCAAGAAGACGATACTGATGAGCTAAAAGCACTATTTGCAGCACACCATCAGGAAATAGCTGCATTTATTCTTGAGCCTATCGTACAAGGTACGGGCGGCATGCGTTTTTATCACCCTAATTACCTTAAAGTGTGTCGGGAGCTTTGCAATCAGTACGATGTATTACTTATTGTTGATGAAATTGCCACAGGTTTTGGCAGAACAGGTAAATTATTTGCCTGTGAATGGGCTGATATCAGCCCTGATATTATGTGCTTAGGCAAAACACTTACCGGTGGTTATATTAGCTTAGCGGCAACATTATGTAGTGAAACCATAGCAAATGTTATTAGTGAAGGTGAAGCTGGCTGCTTTATGCATGGTCCTACTTTTATGGGCAACCCTTTAGCGTGTGCTATTGCTAATGCCAGCATTGATTTATTACTGGAAAATAATTGGCAACAACAAGTTAGCCAAATTGAACAGTCATTAACAACACTGATGTTGCCATTAAAACAACACCCACGAGTTGTTGATAGCCGTGTATTAGGCACTATAGGTGCGGTTGAATGTACTGATGCCGTCAATGTGGCCGCTATTCAAAAACGTTTTGTCGAGTTAGGCGTTTGGATAAGACCATTTGGCAAGCTTATATATATTATTCCGCCACTTATTATTAAGGAAAGTGAACTTACCATTTTAGTTACGGCGATAAAAACGGTATTAGATGAAGATGACTGTTTCAATTAA
- a CDS encoding integron integrase, with amino-acid sequence MASSPFLENIRHVLRTKHYSIQTEKAYLTWIKRFILYNQKRHPADMGEEEVSNFLSYLAVDRRVTSSTQNLALCAIIFMYKHIFERELTLLDDTVRAKAPKRVPIVLSNNEAMKLISFMPSLYQLMFSLLYGSGLRKAELLRLRIKDIDFDNHSIFVFRGKGKKDRVTMLPQSLVPMIQTQICKVTAIHKKDLADGEGKTSLPSGLARKYPYAITDIKWQYLFPSRSRCQHPTDGYFCRHHLHWSALTKVLRKAVMQSGIKKHVTAHTFRHSFATQLLVNGADIRTVQELLGHNDLKTTQIYTHVIGQHASGVLSPIDKNQLEHAR; translated from the coding sequence ATGGCAAGTTCACCATTTTTAGAAAATATTCGTCATGTGCTCAGGACAAAGCATTATAGTATCCAAACAGAAAAAGCTTATTTAACATGGATTAAACGATTCATACTATATAACCAGAAGCGCCACCCTGCTGACATGGGTGAGGAAGAGGTTAGCAACTTTTTATCTTATTTAGCAGTTGATAGACGAGTTACTTCATCAACACAGAATTTAGCATTATGCGCAATTATCTTTATGTATAAGCATATTTTTGAGCGAGAATTAACGTTACTTGATGACACTGTTAGGGCAAAAGCGCCAAAACGTGTGCCTATTGTATTGTCGAACAATGAAGCGATGAAATTGATAAGCTTTATGCCTAGCCTCTATCAATTAATGTTTTCTCTGCTCTATGGAAGCGGTTTACGCAAAGCTGAGTTACTCCGTCTTAGAATAAAAGACATAGACTTTGACAATCATTCTATTTTTGTCTTTAGGGGTAAAGGTAAAAAAGATAGAGTTACCATGCTACCTCAAAGCCTTGTGCCGATGATCCAGACACAAATCTGTAAAGTGACAGCAATCCACAAAAAAGATCTTGCTGATGGTGAAGGAAAAACAAGTTTACCCAGTGGATTAGCAAGAAAATATCCCTATGCAATTACTGACATTAAATGGCAATATCTTTTCCCGTCAAGAAGTCGCTGCCAACACCCTACCGATGGATATTTTTGTCGACACCACCTGCATTGGAGTGCATTGACTAAAGTATTAAGAAAAGCAGTAATGCAAAGCGGGATCAAAAAGCATGTAACAGCACATACGTTTAGGCATAGTTTTGCCACACAATTATTAGTAAATGGTGCTGATATCAGAACGGTACAAGAACTATTAGGTCACAATGATTTAAAAACAACGCAAATTTATACTCATGTTATCGGTCAGCACGCGTCAGGAGTGTTAAGCCCAATTGATAAAAACCAATTAGAACATGCTAGGTAA
- the bioC gene encoding malonyl-ACP O-methyltransferase BioC gives MVHSEQTWLTRESIAKTFGSASQSYDVSARLQRFSGKHLMPWLPKKNNLTVVDLGSGTGFFTDLLASSYERVIGLDISTQMLQFAKANRDKSIIWLEGDAHKLPLQDSSVDFIYSNLVIQWFDPLETAIKEMLRVLKPGGLIIFTTLVDGTLYELKSSWKQVDDDQHVIDFKTVNELNQLFNGPNSKLIEQKCQDIVLEYQNVIHLARELKGLGANHLAQKKNRGLSGKEKWFKMTEHYQDFLEPSGIYPATYKLFSGLVVKLNS, from the coding sequence ATGGTTCATTCTGAACAAACATGGTTAACCCGTGAAAGTATCGCCAAAACATTTGGCTCAGCCAGTCAATCGTATGATGTTTCTGCTCGATTACAGCGATTTTCTGGCAAACATCTTATGCCTTGGCTGCCGAAAAAAAACAACTTAACTGTTGTTGATTTAGGATCGGGTACGGGTTTTTTTACCGACTTGCTTGCTAGTTCATATGAACGCGTAATAGGTTTAGATATCTCAACCCAAATGCTGCAGTTTGCTAAAGCAAATCGTGACAAGAGCATAATTTGGTTAGAAGGTGATGCCCATAAATTACCTTTACAAGATAGCAGTGTTGATTTTATTTATTCTAATTTAGTAATTCAGTGGTTTGATCCACTTGAAACTGCCATAAAAGAAATGTTGCGAGTATTAAAGCCTGGTGGATTAATTATCTTTACCACACTGGTTGATGGTACTTTGTACGAACTTAAGTCTTCTTGGAAACAGGTCGATGATGATCAGCATGTGATTGACTTCAAAACCGTGAATGAACTGAATCAATTATTTAATGGCCCTAATAGCAAGTTGATTGAACAAAAGTGTCAAGACATTGTATTGGAATATCAAAATGTCATTCACTTAGCGCGTGAATTAAAAGGCTTAGGTGCTAATCATTTAGCGCAAAAGAAAAACCGCGGTCTGTCTGGTAAAGAAAAGTGGTTTAAAATGACCGAGCATTATCAAGACTTTCTTGAGCCAAGTGGTATTTACCCGGCAACGTATAAGCTTTTCTCTGGCTTAGTCGTAAAACTCAACAGCTAA
- a CDS encoding type II toxin-antitoxin system HicB family antitoxin, translated as MNYPIMIEQLASLDGYQVSVPDLPGCKTNVSTMDEAFSQSKKIIQSHLAILAEYGERIPEATTVEQQKAHWLTKNNIYADAEKKLANITWGMVEFDITPYLGKSHKINVTLPELLIKQIDDRVSKSINYKTRSGFIAKACIAELNKKEA; from the coding sequence ATGAACTACCCTATTATGATTGAGCAATTGGCCAGCTTAGATGGTTATCAAGTTTCTGTGCCAGATTTACCCGGTTGTAAAACCAACGTAAGCACAATGGATGAAGCTTTTTCACAAAGTAAAAAAATCATTCAATCTCATTTAGCTATTTTGGCTGAGTACGGAGAAAGAATTCCTGAAGCGACGACAGTCGAGCAACAAAAAGCTCACTGGTTAACTAAGAATAATATTTATGCTGATGCTGAAAAAAAATTGGCGAATATAACTTGGGGAATGGTTGAGTTTGATATAACACCCTACTTAGGTAAAAGTCATAAAATCAATGTCACTTTACCTGAGTTATTAATCAAACAAATTGATGATCGAGTCAGTAAATCGATAAACTACAAAACACGCTCTGGTTTTATTGCCAAGGCATGTATTGCAGAATTAAATAAGAAAGAAGCGTAG
- a CDS encoding SUMF1/EgtB/PvdO family nonheme iron enzyme yields the protein MTKNNVIKPMTLAISTLALSVQMSIAGEAKFIEPPMVNIPAGTFHMGSDRGEKDEQPIRQVSVSAFQMGKYEVTVAEFEKFIKDTNYKMPDNCYQYVLGGANREVLASWDTNIYNFSKYHPVVCLPQKAAVAYAKWLSEKTGKNYRLPTEAEWEYTLRAGTRSRHFFGEDKQANKSCEYANVSEWYAKNMSASQFPGAYVRDVEQCSDNEATLSMVGLYKPNPFGVYDLVGNVMEYLADCYVDNYQNAPTDGSAVITKECKETVVRGGSWHWEPWPSSQRGSMSADFLGALEGFRLALDTGGKALPAQVGNKQFVKQLNLAQAKVKAKHKQNPAYPAAPRGLNSSITAKDKVLLTWQNNTEKFVTGYSVYRQDPMTNTTSAIAKGINSSSFIDKAPLKHNARYYVVALNNETESMKSTFVDSGFITEHTLPTKIEGEAYSYAQDIEVKYSVLEPEEDKIINSIGKNKSSYIVNIDKARIFSLDARVFHSGQEQQFEIWLGDTKLAAPKLSGERGWKTIKDLSIELPAGKHFITVKGEQDMFAVNWLDFKTI from the coding sequence ATGACAAAAAATAATGTAATAAAGCCGATGACTTTGGCTATTTCAACCTTAGCTTTATCAGTACAAATGAGTATTGCTGGCGAAGCAAAATTTATTGAACCACCTATGGTAAATATTCCTGCGGGGACATTTCATATGGGCAGTGATCGTGGCGAAAAAGATGAACAACCTATAAGGCAAGTATCTGTATCCGCATTTCAAATGGGTAAATACGAAGTAACCGTCGCTGAATTTGAAAAGTTCATTAAGGATACCAATTACAAAATGCCTGATAATTGTTATCAGTATGTACTTGGTGGAGCAAATAGAGAGGTATTGGCAAGTTGGGATACCAACATATATAACTTCAGTAAATATCACCCTGTAGTATGTTTACCGCAAAAAGCTGCCGTTGCTTATGCAAAATGGTTATCTGAGAAGACGGGAAAAAACTATCGATTGCCTACAGAAGCTGAATGGGAGTATACCTTACGGGCAGGTACGCGCAGCCGTCACTTTTTTGGTGAAGACAAGCAGGCTAACAAATCATGTGAATATGCCAATGTATCTGAATGGTATGCTAAGAATATGTCGGCATCTCAATTTCCTGGTGCCTATGTGCGCGATGTAGAGCAATGTAGTGATAATGAAGCGACATTATCTATGGTTGGACTTTATAAGCCGAATCCATTTGGTGTATACGATTTAGTAGGTAATGTAATGGAGTACTTAGCTGATTGTTATGTAGATAATTATCAAAATGCGCCAACTGATGGTAGCGCCGTTATAACCAAGGAATGTAAGGAAACTGTAGTTAGAGGTGGCAGTTGGCACTGGGAGCCTTGGCCATCTAGTCAACGTGGTAGCATGTCTGCTGATTTTCTTGGTGCTTTAGAAGGATTTAGATTAGCACTTGATACCGGCGGTAAAGCTTTACCTGCTCAGGTAGGTAATAAGCAGTTTGTTAAGCAACTTAATTTAGCACAAGCAAAAGTTAAGGCTAAGCATAAACAAAATCCGGCCTATCCAGCTGCGCCACGAGGTTTGAATTCATCAATTACAGCCAAAGATAAGGTGTTATTAACTTGGCAAAATAACACTGAGAAGTTTGTTACTGGCTATAGCGTGTATCGTCAAGATCCTATGACTAATACAACGTCAGCTATTGCAAAAGGGATCAATAGCAGCAGTTTTATTGATAAAGCGCCATTAAAGCATAACGCCCGTTACTATGTTGTCGCACTCAATAATGAAACAGAAAGTATGAAAAGCACCTTTGTTGACTCTGGTTTTATCACTGAACATACCTTACCGACAAAAATTGAAGGAGAGGCATATAGCTATGCTCAAGATATTGAAGTGAAATACTCAGTGTTAGAGCCTGAAGAGGATAAAATAATTAACTCTATTGGTAAAAATAAATCGAGCTACATTGTTAATATTGATAAAGCGCGAATTTTTTCTTTAGATGCACGAGTATTCCATTCGGGTCAAGAGCAGCAATTTGAAATTTGGCTCGGCGATACCAAACTTGCTGCACCAAAACTTAGCGGTGAACGTGGCTGGAAAACAATAAAAGACTTATCTATTGAGTTACCCGCCGGTAAACACTTTATAACAGTAAAAGGTGAACAGGATATGTTTGCCGTTAACTGGTTAGACTTTAAAACTATTTAG
- a CDS encoding DUF6980 family protein, with the protein MKHCCNQMEQKLTLECEQHDYEFDCPDVLISYTAKFDEYGLIIHDGGSSCIEIGYCPWCGFKLPESKRDLWFDVLEELGFDDPSEQEIPKEFLSSAWHESGKYT; encoded by the coding sequence ATGAAACATTGTTGCAATCAAATGGAGCAGAAGCTGACGCTAGAATGTGAACAGCACGATTATGAATTTGATTGCCCTGATGTGCTTATTAGTTACACAGCTAAATTTGATGAATACGGGTTGATTATCCATGATGGTGGTAGCTCATGCATTGAAATTGGCTATTGCCCATGGTGTGGTTTCAAGCTTCCAGAATCCAAACGAGATTTATGGTTTGATGTATTGGAAGAGCTTGGTTTTGATGATCCTAGTGAGCAAGAAATTCCTAAAGAGTTTTTATCTTCTGCTTGGCATGAGAGTGGAAAGTACACCTAA
- a CDS encoding M23 family metallopeptidase: MKIQNIIFSLIFIFFSFPLFGKDLIKIHSIHKETFSCTEHWAGQFKYAGDALGTDCVIGGWYEDEKRLFQKSFINDGFKNEDWFGFKKNVLAPCDCEVIDVSVNEVTNEPGIMTPGRASSIVFQTANGSKVLLAHVRDIKVKKGDLVKQGNVVAKVGNNGYSRSPHIHIGAWDVKGNPLQIRFDQKTLSLSDRE, from the coding sequence TTGAAAATTCAAAACATAATTTTTTCGCTAATCTTCATTTTCTTTAGTTTTCCTCTATTTGGGAAAGACTTAATCAAAATTCACTCTATTCACAAAGAAACTTTTTCATGTACTGAGCATTGGGCTGGACAGTTTAAATATGCAGGAGATGCTTTAGGTACAGATTGCGTCATTGGCGGTTGGTATGAAGACGAAAAACGCTTATTTCAAAAGTCATTTATTAACGATGGATTCAAGAATGAAGACTGGTTTGGCTTTAAGAAAAATGTATTGGCCCCTTGTGATTGTGAAGTAATAGACGTCAGTGTAAATGAAGTAACGAATGAGCCAGGGATAATGACTCCTGGCAGAGCAAGTTCGATAGTTTTTCAAACTGCTAATGGCTCTAAGGTTTTGCTAGCGCACGTGCGAGATATTAAGGTAAAAAAAGGTGATTTGGTTAAACAAGGAAATGTTGTAGCAAAAGTTGGTAATAATGGTTATAGCCGAAGTCCTCATATTCATATAGGAGCTTGGGATGTAAAAGGTAATCCATTACAAATAAGATTTGATCAAAAGACTCTATCTCTGTCAGATAGGGAGTAA
- the asnS gene encoding asparagine--tRNA ligase — protein sequence MSVIAITDVLAGKFPVDETITVHGWIRTRRDSKAGISFLAVHDGSCFDAIQAIVPNELDNYQSEVLKLTTGSAVKVTGILVESPGKGQSFEIQATEVEILGLVEDPDTYPMAAKRHSIEFLREHAHLRARTNIGGAVTRVRNCLAQAVHRFLHEKGYFWISTPLITGSDCEGAGEMFRVSTLDMENLPRDEHGKVDYKEDFFGKETFLTVSGQLNVETYCNALSKVYTFGPTFRAENSNTTRHLAEFWMIEPEIAFADLADAANLAEEMLKYVLKALLEERPDDMAFFQQRVDKTVIDRLNAVINSEFVRLDYTDAITILENCDKQFENPVSWGIDLNSEHERYLAEEHFNGPVVLQNYPKDIKSFYMRLNDDGKTVAAMDILAPGIGELIGGSQREERLDVLDQRLAEMGLDPVDYGWYRDLRRYGTVPHSGFGLGFERLVAYATGMQNVRDVIPFPRTPNNAAF from the coding sequence ATGTCAGTTATAGCAATTACTGATGTATTAGCAGGTAAATTTCCTGTTGATGAAACAATTACAGTACACGGTTGGATTAGAACACGTCGTGATTCTAAAGCCGGCATTTCATTTTTAGCCGTTCATGACGGTTCATGTTTTGATGCCATTCAAGCTATCGTACCTAATGAACTTGATAATTATCAATCTGAAGTATTAAAGCTTACTACGGGTAGCGCAGTAAAAGTAACAGGTATTTTGGTTGAGTCTCCTGGTAAAGGTCAGTCATTTGAAATTCAAGCGACTGAAGTTGAAATACTTGGCTTAGTTGAAGACCCTGATACTTACCCTATGGCAGCTAAGCGTCATAGCATTGAGTTTTTACGTGAACATGCTCATTTACGTGCACGTACTAACATTGGCGGCGCGGTAACTCGTGTTCGTAACTGTTTAGCACAAGCAGTACATAGATTCTTACATGAAAAAGGTTATTTCTGGATCAGCACACCATTAATTACTGGTAGTGACTGTGAAGGTGCTGGTGAAATGTTCAGAGTAAGTACTTTAGATATGGAAAACTTACCACGCGATGAGCACGGTAAAGTTGACTATAAAGAGGACTTCTTCGGTAAAGAAACCTTCTTAACGGTTTCTGGTCAATTAAATGTTGAAACATACTGTAACGCGTTATCAAAAGTATATACTTTTGGCCCAACGTTTAGAGCTGAAAATTCAAATACTACCAGACACTTAGCTGAGTTTTGGATGATTGAGCCGGAAATTGCTTTTGCTGATTTAGCTGATGCGGCAAACCTTGCTGAAGAGATGCTTAAGTATGTATTAAAAGCCCTACTAGAAGAGCGCCCTGATGATATGGCTTTCTTCCAACAGCGTGTTGATAAAACGGTTATCGATAGATTAAATGCCGTTATTAATTCTGAGTTCGTTCGCTTAGATTATACTGACGCCATCACTATTTTAGAAAACTGCGATAAGCAATTTGAAAACCCAGTATCTTGGGGTATTGATTTAAACTCAGAGCATGAGCGTTATTTGGCTGAAGAACATTTTAATGGTCCTGTTGTGTTACAAAACTACCCTAAAGATATTAAGTCATTCTATATGCGCTTAAATGATGACGGCAAAACAGTTGCTGCTATGGATATCTTAGCACCAGGTATTGGTGAGCTGATTGGTGGTAGCCAGCGTGAAGAACGTTTAGACGTTTTAGATCAGCGCTTAGCTGAAATGGGCTTAGATCCTGTTGACTATGGTTGGTACCGTGATTTACGTCGTTACGGTACTGTACCTCATTCAGGCTTTGGTCTTGGTTTTGAACGTTTAGTTGCTTATGCTACAGGTATGCAAAACGTACGTGATGTAATTCCGTTCCCAAGAACGCCAAACAACGCAGCATTCTAA